TATCGCCGTCCTGTCCAGCGCACTCCGTATTTCCTGGCCAGATTCTCGTACTGCCGTTTCACCCGCGCCCCTTCCATGCCGCGGAGCTGGTTCACCGAATACCCGGTCGGCACATCCTCCCCGAACCGGATCTCGTACATCCGCTCCACCACCCTCTGGCGGGCCGGTTCGTCGAGGGCAAGGCGGGCCTGATAGAGCAGGCGGTCCGAACGTGCTCCTCCGGGCCTCCCGGCCGAATACAGGCGTACTCCCGCCTCTCCTACCCAGACGAGCAGGCATCCCACCCGTGCTGCAAGGGTAACCGCAGCATGGGACACTCTCGTCCCTGGTTCCAGCATCAGGCAGGCCACGCCACCCACCGGGATCTGGGTGCGGACGCCGTTCACGTCCACCAGAACAAAGGCGCCGTCGATCACGTCCAGCTCCCCCCTCTCCAGAAAAATAAGGGATATCCGTTCCTTCTGGGGA
Above is a window of Methanofollis tationis DNA encoding:
- the cas1e gene encoding type I-E CRISPR-associated endonuclease Cas1e, translating into MLPHLRSIPQKERISLIFLERGELDVIDGAFVLVDVNGVRTQIPVGGVACLMLEPGTRVSHAAVTLAARVGCLLVWVGEAGVRLYSAGRPGGARSDRLLYQARLALDEPARQRVVERMYEIRFGEDVPTGYSVNQLRGMEGARVKRQYENLARKYGVRWTGRRYDASSWGSGDVPNRCLSSATACLYGICEAAVLAAGYSPAIGFIHTGKPLSFVYDIADLFKFETIVPEAFRVAGRRPGDPEREVRLACRDVFRKSRILDRIIPLIEDVLDAGGLDVPEPPEGCLPPAIPEEDEWDP